Proteins found in one Bremerella volcania genomic segment:
- a CDS encoding slipin family protein has translation MLFKKFKIRNYEIGLLFRDGNFAGLLQPGTHRMFDPWGKVRVTVTSQRDPWLEHEQLDVMVKSGALKDRAVVVDLKQHQRAMVWIDGRFNRVLGPGLYALWASFRDVQIETYDAREVRFTHKDLKAISREPTARLQLDICDVDRECAGVLYLDGRYVETLAPGTYAFWRGPADARIVQVDLRETMIDISGQDIMTSDKVTLRMNAVATYKIADAKQAVTVAGDAQQALYREVQFALRSVVGARELDDFLTDKDSVAEELEKAVRPRASELGLNLIRVGIRDVILPGEMKDLMNKVTEAKKAAEANLISRREETAAMRSQANTAKMLADSPTLMRLRELEVLEKIAASGKLNIVLGEKGLADRVVNLL, from the coding sequence ATGTTGTTCAAGAAGTTCAAGATTCGCAACTACGAAATCGGATTGCTGTTCCGTGATGGCAACTTCGCGGGACTCTTGCAGCCTGGTACGCACCGAATGTTCGACCCATGGGGCAAGGTCCGCGTGACGGTTACTTCGCAGCGTGATCCATGGTTGGAACACGAACAACTCGACGTCATGGTGAAGTCGGGAGCACTCAAGGACCGCGCGGTCGTTGTCGACTTGAAGCAGCATCAGCGTGCTATGGTATGGATCGACGGTCGCTTCAATCGGGTTCTGGGACCGGGATTGTATGCGCTTTGGGCCTCATTTCGCGACGTCCAGATCGAAACGTACGATGCCCGGGAAGTTCGTTTCACCCACAAGGACCTCAAGGCGATCTCGCGTGAACCGACTGCTCGTTTGCAACTTGATATCTGTGACGTCGATCGTGAATGCGCAGGAGTTCTGTACCTCGACGGCCGATATGTCGAAACGCTTGCCCCAGGCACGTACGCGTTCTGGCGCGGTCCAGCCGATGCTCGCATCGTGCAGGTTGACCTGCGTGAAACGATGATCGACATCTCAGGTCAGGACATTATGACTTCCGACAAGGTCACGTTGCGGATGAACGCCGTAGCGACCTACAAGATTGCTGACGCTAAGCAGGCGGTTACCGTCGCTGGCGATGCCCAGCAGGCTTTGTATCGTGAAGTCCAGTTCGCCCTGCGGAGCGTAGTCGGTGCACGTGAACTCGATGACTTCCTGACCGATAAGGATTCGGTCGCGGAAGAACTCGAGAAGGCAGTCCGGCCTCGCGCCAGCGAGTTGGGTCTAAATTTGATCCGGGTAGGCATTCGTGATGTGATCCTGCCAGGCGAAATGAAGGACCTGATGAACAAGGTAACCGAAGCCAAGAAGGCAGCGGAAGCTAACCTCATCTCTCGCCGTGAAGAAACGGCTGCCATGCGCAGTCAGGCCAACACGGCCAAGATGTTGGCAGATAGCCCAACGCTGATGCGTCTGCGAGAACTGGAAGTCCTCGAAAAGATTGCTGCCAGCGGAAAGCTGAACATCGTCCTGGGCGAAAAGGGTCTGGCCGACCGCGTGGTAAACTTGTTGTAA
- a CDS encoding TIGR01457 family HAD-type hydrolase, whose protein sequence is MSKGFLIDMDGVMYRGGQMIPGADAFIRQLRDDGTPFLFLTNNSQRTRRDVVTKLARMGIEVEEQQVFTCAMATARFLANQKPNGTAYVLGEGGLLNALHQNGYSVVDHDPDFVVVGEGRTLNWDMLETATQMILDGAKLIATNDDPNCPTSRGTRPGAGATIAFLEKATGRKALSIGKPSPLMMRMARKEIGLETSETVMIGDTMETDILGGVQMGYQTILVLSGGTQLADIPKHPYQPDLIIDSVAELVRKKDEQVVLRTPVTVPDDSANEFVASLRR, encoded by the coding sequence ATGAGTAAGGGATTTTTGATCGACATGGATGGCGTCATGTATCGCGGGGGACAAATGATCCCAGGCGCCGATGCATTCATTCGACAGCTTCGAGATGATGGTACTCCGTTTCTTTTCCTAACCAACAACAGTCAGCGGACCCGTCGCGACGTGGTGACCAAGTTGGCCCGCATGGGAATCGAAGTGGAAGAACAGCAGGTCTTTACCTGTGCAATGGCAACGGCGCGGTTTCTCGCCAACCAGAAACCAAACGGCACCGCTTACGTGTTAGGGGAAGGGGGGCTGTTAAACGCGCTTCACCAGAATGGATACTCGGTAGTCGACCATGACCCAGACTTCGTGGTAGTCGGGGAAGGTCGCACCCTGAACTGGGACATGCTCGAAACGGCAACCCAAATGATCCTGGATGGCGCTAAGTTGATTGCGACCAACGATGACCCGAACTGCCCGACTTCGCGCGGAACGCGTCCAGGTGCGGGGGCAACGATCGCTTTTCTCGAAAAGGCAACCGGCCGAAAGGCGCTAAGCATTGGCAAGCCAAGTCCGCTAATGATGCGTATGGCCCGTAAGGAAATTGGCCTGGAAACTTCCGAGACCGTAATGATTGGGGATACGATGGAAACCGATATTCTCGGTGGCGTCCAAATGGGCTACCAGACGATCCTGGTGCTCTCAGGCGGTACACAGTTAGCGGATATTCCCAAGCATCCGTATCAGCCTGATTTGATCATCGACTCGGTCGCCGAGTTGGTGCGAAAAAAAGATGAACAAGTCGTCTTGCGAACCCCAGTGACGGTACCAGACGACTCCGCCAATGAATTCGTGGCTTCGCTGCGACGATAA
- a CDS encoding CheR family methyltransferase, whose protein sequence is MAPAESAGESDAGRNSGKSRQPLSVIGIGASSGGLEALKKFFSALSQPQGMAFVVVQHLMPDHDSLLPEILSKHTDLKVLSVEQGQVIESGYVYVAPPGQDVAIQSGEFQVTPSAESRGWRHPIDYFLRSLARDQRQDAVSIIMSGNGSDGTLGIREIKECGGMVMVQHPHEAGHDSMPLNAMETGQADYVQPVAQLARSLESYVDHNSLFDDSTLDPAQFLAELEEIQHILHFHAEYDFRNYKHTTLLRRVQRRMGLSGVSDIREYVHRLKDRPEEVEALAQDLLICVTQFMRNPEVWEKLSDLVFPKLIENRSSNDPIRIWIPGCATGEEAYTMAMMLSDAIAEKRDVRIQIFATDISNHALRTARAGIYPETIAADIKPEWARKYFTREADVYRVSKSVREMVVFAAHDLKGDPSFFRLDLISCRNLLIYLEPEAQANILRKFHFALNSEGFLLLGNSETAGRVDQGFEPVDAHCRIFQRAAESGSNGFILPAPQTPKRVAPRRPSFRRPQPPSLRELAAEMFWKSTGSVVLVLNDKLQPIFVGGSGDRFLKIPEGEQRYTVYELVRPGLHLKLRAAIGRLESEQEVSFDRAKLNQSDGSTMDVKGYVRKMTDPESQQRLIFIRLQEDESVKSPGLTSSPSSDLASLATTDSHEELVKTLERELMETREELSHTIEQLEQANEELRASHEEAMSVNEELQSGTEELEASREELQSLNEELTTLNVQLEDKLAELESTNNDLDNLISSTRIAVVFLDTEFRVRNFTPEAIDLFSLIRTDIGRPISDLAHKVTDGSFMDDAREVLKSLTLVEREVEAEEGKVFVRRLLPYRTHDNRIEGVVATFQDITQLKETQELLHLQRTQLSLVADAMPVLLAYVDKDHRYQFANASYEKWFGISLDEVIGKPVWEVVGEKAFEVARSKIETVLSGERVAWDSELPFRHGPARFVHVEYIPHFDVHGAVVGYYALIQDISKRYEAEKLLHESEARFRDLADNFAQLAWTCDKLCEVTWYNRRWYEFTGQTFDDAKQVGWANVHHPDHIERVHAKLAECAEKECVWEDTFPLRRHDGVYRWFLSRAVPIRDKDGRVIRWFGTNTDITEQMELEQALKEADRRKDEFLAMLAHELRNPLAPIRSGIDLLMMDPRSPQEPLEVMEEQVRHLVRLVDDLLDVSRITRGKVELRKENVQLQKVIKKALVAIEPYGEQKGITFSSDILQEPVWLKADPVRLAQIFENLLINGVKYTESGGHITVSAVRNGSKVQVSFRDNGIGIDQELMPRVFELFTQSSRSFDREPGGLGIGLTIVKSLVELHRGTVEVKSEGTGQGSEFIVQLPILKKAPDEVTEVKTYQDAGIQKILIVDDNKSARHLLSRLLAALANHEIESAASGREALDMIGELNPSVVMLDIGLPEMDGYEVARRIRGVDPENRILLVAVTGYGQNEDRILSEAAGFDVHLVKPVGIDDLRTLMTHSKLQKEE, encoded by the coding sequence ATGGCACCTGCAGAATCGGCCGGAGAATCGGATGCTGGCCGAAATTCCGGCAAGTCTCGACAACCTCTATCGGTCATCGGGATCGGTGCGTCTTCGGGCGGGCTAGAGGCTCTCAAGAAGTTTTTTTCTGCCCTGTCGCAGCCCCAGGGGATGGCTTTTGTCGTCGTTCAACATTTGATGCCGGACCACGATAGTCTCTTACCGGAGATTCTTTCCAAGCATACCGACCTGAAAGTCTTATCCGTCGAGCAAGGACAAGTCATCGAGAGTGGCTACGTGTACGTTGCTCCACCGGGTCAGGACGTGGCGATCCAATCCGGCGAATTCCAGGTCACTCCGTCGGCTGAATCGCGAGGCTGGCGGCACCCGATCGACTATTTCTTACGTAGCTTGGCTCGGGATCAACGTCAGGATGCCGTCAGTATTATCATGTCAGGCAACGGTAGTGACGGGACGCTCGGTATCCGCGAGATCAAAGAGTGCGGTGGCATGGTCATGGTGCAGCATCCGCATGAAGCGGGGCATGATTCGATGCCGCTCAATGCGATGGAAACAGGGCAAGCCGACTACGTTCAGCCGGTAGCTCAATTGGCCAGGTCGCTTGAGAGCTACGTCGATCACAATTCTCTTTTTGACGATTCGACTCTCGATCCCGCCCAGTTTTTAGCTGAACTGGAAGAGATCCAGCACATACTTCACTTTCATGCCGAGTACGATTTTCGCAACTACAAACACACAACCTTATTGAGACGTGTCCAGCGCCGAATGGGTTTATCCGGCGTCTCCGACATCCGCGAGTATGTCCACCGGCTGAAGGATCGTCCTGAGGAAGTCGAAGCGCTGGCCCAGGATCTTCTGATCTGTGTAACGCAATTCATGCGGAATCCGGAAGTCTGGGAAAAACTGTCTGACCTGGTGTTTCCCAAGCTCATTGAGAATCGAAGTTCGAACGATCCCATTCGTATCTGGATTCCCGGCTGCGCTACCGGCGAAGAAGCCTACACCATGGCGATGATGCTTTCCGATGCCATTGCCGAGAAACGTGACGTACGAATTCAAATCTTTGCCACGGATATCAGCAATCATGCGCTAAGGACAGCACGCGCGGGTATTTATCCGGAAACGATCGCTGCCGACATCAAGCCTGAATGGGCACGTAAGTATTTTACGCGCGAAGCGGACGTCTATCGTGTTTCCAAATCAGTCCGCGAAATGGTCGTCTTCGCCGCACATGACTTGAAAGGGGACCCTTCGTTTTTTCGACTCGATCTGATCAGTTGCCGCAATTTGCTGATCTATCTGGAGCCGGAAGCACAGGCCAACATTCTGCGAAAGTTTCACTTTGCGTTGAATTCCGAGGGTTTTTTGTTGCTTGGCAATTCAGAGACGGCGGGACGCGTCGATCAAGGGTTTGAGCCTGTCGATGCTCATTGCCGGATCTTTCAACGCGCCGCCGAAAGCGGCTCGAACGGCTTTATCCTTCCGGCTCCTCAAACCCCGAAGCGAGTTGCCCCGCGGCGGCCTAGTTTCCGCCGTCCGCAGCCGCCGAGTTTGCGAGAACTCGCCGCAGAGATGTTTTGGAAGTCGACCGGTTCGGTCGTCTTGGTCCTCAACGATAAATTGCAGCCGATCTTCGTGGGGGGAAGTGGAGATCGCTTCTTGAAGATCCCCGAGGGGGAACAACGCTACACGGTTTATGAACTCGTTCGTCCCGGTCTGCATTTGAAGCTGCGTGCAGCAATTGGCCGACTTGAATCAGAACAGGAGGTCTCTTTCGACCGCGCCAAGCTCAATCAATCGGACGGCTCGACGATGGACGTCAAAGGGTACGTTCGCAAGATGACCGATCCGGAAAGCCAACAGCGGCTCATTTTCATCCGGCTGCAAGAAGATGAATCGGTAAAGTCGCCGGGGCTGACGTCGTCGCCATCGAGTGATCTTGCGTCCCTCGCCACGACGGATTCCCACGAGGAATTAGTCAAGACGCTCGAACGTGAACTGATGGAGACGCGCGAAGAGTTGAGTCACACGATCGAGCAGCTCGAGCAAGCCAACGAAGAGTTGCGAGCGTCTCACGAAGAGGCGATGAGCGTCAATGAAGAATTACAATCAGGCACCGAGGAGTTAGAGGCCTCGCGGGAAGAACTACAGTCACTCAACGAGGAACTGACGACGCTCAATGTGCAGTTAGAGGACAAACTCGCCGAACTGGAATCGACCAACAACGATCTCGATAACTTGATTTCGAGCACAAGAATTGCCGTAGTGTTCTTGGATACTGAATTCCGAGTTCGCAACTTCACGCCGGAAGCGATCGACTTGTTCAGCTTGATTCGCACCGATATCGGCCGACCCATCAGTGATCTGGCCCACAAGGTCACCGACGGCTCTTTTATGGACGACGCACGGGAAGTGTTGAAGTCGTTGACGTTGGTCGAACGCGAGGTTGAAGCAGAGGAAGGAAAGGTTTTCGTTCGTCGGCTATTGCCTTATCGCACGCACGACAATCGGATTGAAGGGGTCGTGGCAACTTTCCAGGACATCACGCAGTTGAAAGAAACGCAAGAGCTGCTGCATCTCCAGCGAACTCAACTCTCGCTAGTCGCAGATGCCATGCCGGTGCTTTTGGCGTACGTCGACAAGGATCACCGATATCAGTTCGCCAATGCCAGCTATGAAAAGTGGTTCGGTATTTCCCTTGACGAAGTGATTGGAAAGCCGGTATGGGAAGTCGTCGGCGAGAAAGCTTTTGAAGTTGCTCGCAGCAAAATCGAGACCGTACTTTCCGGAGAACGGGTGGCGTGGGATAGCGAACTTCCCTTTCGACACGGTCCGGCGAGATTCGTCCATGTGGAGTACATCCCGCATTTTGACGTGCATGGGGCGGTCGTTGGTTACTATGCTCTGATTCAAGATATCTCGAAACGCTATGAAGCGGAAAAGTTGCTTCACGAAAGTGAGGCACGGTTTCGTGACCTTGCCGATAACTTTGCCCAGTTGGCCTGGACATGCGACAAACTGTGCGAGGTAACTTGGTATAACCGTCGTTGGTACGAATTCACCGGACAAACGTTTGACGATGCGAAGCAAGTTGGCTGGGCCAATGTACATCATCCAGACCATATCGAGCGCGTGCACGCTAAGCTTGCCGAGTGCGCAGAAAAGGAATGTGTCTGGGAAGATACTTTTCCGCTACGTCGTCATGATGGTGTCTACCGCTGGTTCTTATCGCGGGCCGTTCCAATACGCGATAAGGATGGCCGTGTGATTCGTTGGTTCGGCACCAATACCGATATCACCGAGCAGATGGAGTTGGAGCAAGCCCTGAAGGAGGCAGACCGTCGTAAAGACGAGTTCCTGGCCATGCTGGCTCACGAGTTGCGTAATCCGTTAGCACCAATCCGCAGCGGCATCGATCTGTTGATGATGGACCCCCGCAGTCCGCAAGAGCCGTTGGAAGTGATGGAAGAACAGGTTCGGCACCTGGTCCGGCTAGTGGATGACTTGCTAGACGTATCTCGAATCACTCGTGGAAAAGTGGAACTGAGGAAAGAGAACGTCCAGCTTCAGAAAGTCATCAAAAAGGCACTCGTAGCGATCGAGCCCTATGGCGAGCAAAAGGGAATTACTTTCTCGTCTGATATTCTCCAAGAGCCCGTCTGGCTGAAAGCCGACCCGGTTCGGCTGGCGCAGATATTCGAGAACCTGTTGATCAATGGAGTGAAGTATACCGAAAGTGGCGGACATATCACCGTTTCCGCGGTGCGTAATGGAAGCAAGGTCCAAGTTTCGTTTCGGGATAATGGGATTGGTATCGACCAGGAGCTCATGCCACGCGTGTTTGAGCTGTTTACCCAATCGTCGCGATCTTTCGATCGCGAGCCTGGCGGTCTTGGTATCGGTCTGACGATCGTCAAAAGCCTCGTGGAACTGCATCGAGGTACGGTTGAAGTCAAAAGCGAAGGAACAGGACAGGGAAGTGAGTTTATCGTTCAATTACCCATTCTGAAGAAAGCGCCTGACGAAGTGACCGAGGTGAAGACATACCAAGACGCTGGCATTCAGAAGATTCTTATCGTGGATGATAATAAGAGCGCCCGGCACCTTTTGTCCCGGCTGCTTGCCGCGTTAGCCAACCACGAAATTGAATCCGCAGCCAGCGGACGGGAAGCATTGGACATGATCGGTGAACTCAATCCGAGTGTCGTCATGCTGGATATCGGCCTTCCCGAGATGGACGGCTACGAGGTAGCGCGGCGGATCCGTGGTGTCGATCCAGAAAATCGAATCCTTCTAGTGGCCGTAACTGGCTACGGTCAAAACGAAGATCGAATTCTATCGGAGGCAGCCGGCTTCGATGTGCATCTGGTCAAGCCAGTGGGTATCGACGATCTGCGAACGCTGATGACGCATTCGAAGCTACAGAAAGAAGAGTAA
- a CDS encoding transthyretin-like family protein: MRTYPSGAVWIVSFLAISILGCGGPSNPVAPVNGIVTLNGKPVADMVVTFTPIPGKTESVGGDNEPGKSATGNTDSEGKFILSTYERNDGALVGEHKVTVFGSGPDPTPPGNVPKDFTIEVKSGTNDIEIKLTK, encoded by the coding sequence ATGCGAACGTACCCATCAGGTGCTGTATGGATCGTTTCATTTCTCGCTATATCAATTCTTGGATGCGGCGGCCCCAGTAACCCGGTGGCACCTGTTAATGGCATCGTAACACTTAACGGTAAACCTGTGGCCGACATGGTGGTTACGTTTACGCCAATACCGGGAAAGACGGAATCGGTAGGAGGTGATAACGAACCAGGCAAGAGTGCTACTGGAAACACTGATTCAGAGGGCAAGTTCATACTTTCTACCTACGAGCGCAACGACGGCGCCCTGGTTGGCGAGCACAAGGTCACCGTGTTTGGCTCAGGTCCTGACCCGACCCCACCGGGAAATGTCCCAAAAGACTTCACGATCGAAGTTAAATCGGGCACGAATGACATCGAAATCAAACTCACCAAATAA
- a CDS encoding DUF1559 family PulG-like putative transporter — MSISMKRKRGFTLVELLVVIAIIGVLIALLLPAVQQAREAARRMQCSNNLKQLGLALHNYHDTFLKFPPAAIKEKIQDGSGSAQTTVWSAFILPQIEQGALYDKINGMGFGVVWDDDGNNEDILRVRLDAFECPSSPDTGQVFDDGGITGRPRGSYGVVITGTVGYTISSNTTNGENKHHLDDGGVGHARHNGPFYYQNVSTNFRDITDGTSNTLFVGERYTDKITNREHVYVGTSNGQDSHCKWGASTGIQLNTLNNAQPGQAGFHSAHPGGALFLLGDGATRFVSENINRLIYASMGTRNGGEVAQLP; from the coding sequence ATGAGCATCTCGATGAAACGCAAGCGTGGTTTTACGCTTGTCGAACTGCTGGTGGTGATCGCCATCATTGGCGTTCTTATTGCCCTGTTGTTGCCTGCGGTACAACAGGCCCGTGAGGCAGCTCGCCGAATGCAGTGCAGCAACAACCTGAAACAACTCGGCTTGGCCCTGCATAACTATCACGATACGTTCCTTAAGTTTCCACCAGCCGCGATCAAGGAAAAGATCCAGGATGGAAGCGGTAGTGCGCAAACCACGGTTTGGAGTGCATTCATCCTTCCCCAGATTGAACAAGGTGCCCTTTACGACAAGATCAACGGCATGGGCTTCGGAGTCGTTTGGGACGACGATGGCAACAACGAAGATATTCTTCGCGTTCGTCTAGATGCATTCGAATGTCCTTCCTCACCAGATACCGGACAGGTTTTCGATGACGGTGGCATCACAGGTCGACCACGCGGTAGCTATGGCGTGGTGATCACAGGTACCGTTGGCTACACGATTTCAAGTAACACCACCAATGGTGAAAACAAGCATCATCTGGACGACGGTGGCGTTGGACACGCTCGTCACAATGGTCCGTTCTACTACCAGAATGTTTCGACCAATTTTCGTGACATTACCGATGGTACCTCCAACACTCTATTCGTCGGCGAAAGGTACACCGATAAGATTACCAATCGTGAGCATGTCTACGTTGGCACATCGAATGGGCAGGACTCGCACTGCAAATGGGGTGCTTCAACCGGCATTCAGTTGAACACACTCAACAACGCACAACCGGGCCAGGCAGGCTTCCACAGTGCTCACCCCGGTGGTGCCCTGTTCCTGCTGGGTGACGGTGCGACTCGTTTCGTTAGCGAGAACATCAATCGTCTCATCTACGCCAGCATGGGTACCCGCAACGGCGGTGAAGTTGCTCAGCTGCCATAG
- a CDS encoding PQQ-binding-like beta-propeller repeat protein, translated as MLRTPLLVTLVSTALAFLPSLLYAGPFRLVMQGNNKLAIVDEQGAIEWEMPWGGIHDIHVLDNGHIMVQQGGAKVAEIDPETKKVVWSYDSAQSNGNEGKRIEVHAFQPLAGGNVMIAESGAGRIIEVNRDGKLLKEIPLKLDNPHPHSDTRLVRKLDNGNYLVAHENDGHIREYDGESGKVIWDYEVPMFDQEPRGGHGPEAFGNKAFAAVRLSNGNTLIATGNGHSVIEVTPDKEIVWKIGQNDLPGITLAWVTTLEVLPNGHYVIGNCHAGPDNPLLIEVDPKTKKVVWQFDQFNVFGNSAPNSQLLNVEGDVLR; from the coding sequence ATGCTGCGAACGCCCCTTCTGGTTACTCTGGTTTCCACGGCTCTTGCATTTTTGCCTTCGCTCCTTTACGCAGGTCCGTTTCGCTTGGTGATGCAAGGCAATAACAAATTGGCGATTGTCGACGAACAAGGGGCCATCGAGTGGGAGATGCCGTGGGGTGGGATTCATGACATCCATGTGTTGGACAATGGCCATATCATGGTCCAGCAAGGGGGGGCTAAGGTTGCTGAAATCGATCCCGAAACGAAGAAGGTCGTGTGGTCTTACGACTCCGCCCAGAGCAACGGCAACGAAGGAAAGCGGATCGAAGTCCACGCCTTTCAACCATTGGCAGGCGGCAACGTAATGATTGCCGAGTCAGGTGCCGGACGAATCATTGAAGTCAACCGTGACGGCAAGTTGCTTAAAGAGATTCCACTGAAGTTGGACAATCCGCATCCCCACTCCGATACGCGATTGGTTCGCAAATTGGACAACGGCAATTACCTGGTTGCCCACGAGAACGATGGCCACATCCGCGAATACGATGGCGAGTCAGGCAAGGTCATCTGGGACTACGAAGTCCCCATGTTCGACCAGGAGCCTCGCGGGGGCCACGGTCCGGAAGCTTTCGGTAACAAGGCCTTCGCCGCGGTTCGTTTGAGCAATGGCAACACGCTAATCGCGACGGGCAACGGACATAGTGTGATCGAAGTGACACCTGACAAGGAAATCGTTTGGAAGATCGGCCAGAACGATCTGCCTGGCATCACGCTGGCCTGGGTCACGACGCTGGAAGTCCTGCCCAACGGTCACTACGTCATCGGCAACTGCCATGCTGGCCCCGATAACCCGCTGCTGATTGAAGTCGATCCCAAGACGAAGAAAGTGGTCTGGCAATTCGATCAGTTCAACGTCTTCGGCAACTCGGCTCCTAATTCGCAACTGCTAAACGTCGAAGGGGATGTACTGCGCTAA
- a CDS encoding RNA polymerase sigma factor — MDTSVSFLDSLQHTSDEEAWGRLVGMYSPLIRGWLKRYGASLDDIEDITQEVLTVVFRRFPDFRREPRPGAFRAWLRTIAANCLRDHWRKKNKQPPGVGGSDFGQVIAELQDPESGLSAQWNREHDRHVIQYLLQEVRPAFTDKTWLAFQRFALDGLSADDVSQELGISVNAVFVAKSRVLSRLRQRGLGLID; from the coding sequence ATGGACACCTCGGTTAGCTTTCTCGACTCGCTACAGCATACCTCCGATGAAGAGGCATGGGGGCGACTGGTCGGAATGTACTCGCCGCTGATTCGAGGTTGGCTCAAGCGGTATGGGGCATCTCTTGACGATATCGAGGACATCACCCAGGAAGTCTTGACCGTCGTTTTCCGACGCTTCCCTGATTTCCGTCGTGAACCTCGGCCTGGTGCTTTTCGTGCCTGGCTGCGTACCATTGCGGCAAATTGCCTGCGAGATCATTGGCGCAAGAAGAACAAGCAGCCACCTGGGGTCGGCGGAAGTGATTTTGGCCAGGTGATCGCCGAACTTCAAGATCCCGAGAGTGGCCTGAGTGCCCAGTGGAATCGAGAGCACGATCGCCACGTGATACAATATTTGCTGCAGGAAGTCCGTCCCGCGTTCACGGACAAAACGTGGTTGGCATTTCAGCGATTCGCCTTGGACGGCCTCAGTGCGGACGACGTCAGCCAAGAGCTTGGCATCTCCGTGAATGCCGTCTTTGTCGCCAAATCGCGGGTCCTTTCGCGGCTGCGTCAAAGGGGCCTGGGGCTCATTGATTAA